The following proteins are encoded in a genomic region of Brachypodium distachyon strain Bd21 chromosome 1, Brachypodium_distachyon_v3.0, whole genome shotgun sequence:
- the LOC100831512 gene encoding pentatricopeptide repeat-containing protein At2g01390 isoform X1 yields the protein MLRRARHFLPAKSRRRRQPQPKAPADTPTPTYTRDIVRRVNTILRDHPWSEARPLLLSLPGLIWDSHTVARVLKTHPPLQKAFLFFRLASSPAANPRATFRHDRYTYTSMLHLLGEAGRVPAMLRLLAEMLRARVDPDAATFTTVMHWLARAGDVDAAMRVWEEMRSRRGRCRPTLVSYTACVKILFDAGRAAEGRRVFEEMVAEGLRPSCTTYTVLIEHLADAGKFKATLEIMSNMRDAGVEPDKPLCNILVQKCSRAREISVLTLILQYMKQKLIVLRRPIFLEALEALRASGESDSLLREVNPHLAFEGIEYDPTFSHLGYITDRSVIIYFLAAKNWSAIEHMINELNTRNVKFESQILSDIIQASCANCRPSCGLTVLYYSLKVGTELDRSAYSCLLGQYIRNDSFDLVFKIVEGLIKSGCDLGSYLLSVLILRLGCAGHSSYATNIFRLSSADQNVITYTALMSAYFQVGEVDKALELFSQMITNGISACAGTYEVLIYSLQMAGRKRDSEHYRRERMEMQWKHQYCDEHSLEDSLCNHLFCGFHG from the exons AtgctccgccgcgcccgccactTCCTCCCTGCcaaatcccgccgccgccgccaaccccAACCCAAAGCCCCCGCCGATACCCCCACCCCGACCTACACCCGCGACATCGTCCGCCGCGTCAACACCATACTCCGCGACCACCCCTGGTCGGAGGCGCggccgctcctcctctccctcccgggCCTCATCTGGGACTCCCACACCGTCGCCCGCGTCCTCAAAACCCACCCGCCGCTCCAAAAggccttcttgttcttccgcctcgcctcctccccgGCCGCCAACCCCAGGGCCACCTTCCGGCATGACCGCTACACCTACACCTCCAtgctccacctcctcggcgaGGCCGGCCGTGTTCCCGCCatgctccgcctcctcgccgagATGCTCCGAGCCAGGGTGGACCCGGACGCCGCCACGTTCACGACGGTCATGCACTGGCTGGCGCGCGCCGGGGACGTTGACGCCGCGATGCGGGTGTGGGAGGAGATGCGCTCTCGGAGGGGGCGGTGCCGCCCCACGCTCGTCAGCTACACGGCGTGCGTGAAAATCCTGTTCGACGCCGGGAGGGCGGCCGAGGGCAGGAGGGTTTTCGAGGAGATGGTGGCCGAGGGGCTGCGGCCCAGCTGCACGACGTACACGGTTCTCATCGAGCATCTTGCCGACGCAG GAAAATTCAAGGCTACTCTAGAAATTATGAGTAACATGCGAGATGCTGGCGTAGAACCAGACAAACCACTCTGCAATATTCTAGTCCAAAAGTGTTCCAGGGCTCGCGAGATATCAGTATTGACCTTAATCCTTCAGTACATGAAACAGAAACTCATTGTTCTTCGTAGACCTATTTTTTTGGAAGCACTGGAAGCTCTAAGAGCTAGTGGTGAGAGTGATAGTCTTCTTCGGGAAGTGAATCCTCATCTTGCATTCGAAGGCATTGAATATGATCCAACATTTTCTCATCTAGGCTACATTACTGACAGAAGTGTGATTATATACTTTTTGGCTGCTAAAAACTGGTCTGCTATCGAGCACATGATAAACGAGTTGAACACAAGAAATGTGAAGTTTGAATCGCAAATCCTATCTGATATTATTCAGGCCAGCTGCGCAAATTGCAGACCATCATGTGGACTCACAGTTCTGTATTATAGTCTAAAAGTAGGCACTGAACTTGACAGATCTGCATATAGTTGCCTCCTTGGTCAATACATCAGAAACGATTCGTTCGATTTAGTGTTCAAGATTGTTGAAGGATTGATTAAATCTGGCTGTGATCTTGGATCATATCTGTTGTCTGTCTTAATACTCAGATTAGGTTGTGCTGGGCATTCTTCATACGCGACAAATATTTTTAGGTTATCATCTGCAGATCAGAATGTGATTACGTACACTGCACTTATGAGTGCCTATTTTCAAGTCGGTGAAGTTGATAAGGCTCTTGAACTATTCTCACAAATGATAACTAATGGAATATCTGCTTGTGCGGGTACATATGAAGTACTGATATATAGCTTACAAATGGCTGGACGGAAACGTGACTCTGAACATTACCGAAGAGAAAGAATGGAGATGCAATGGAAGCATCAGTATTGTGATGAGCATTCCCTTGAAGATAGCTTATGTAACCATCTTTTTTGTGGCTTTCATGGTTAG
- the LOC100831512 gene encoding pentatricopeptide repeat-containing protein At2g01390 isoform X2, producing MLRRARHFLPAKSRRRRQPQPKAPADTPTPTYTRDIVRRVNTILRDHPWSEARPLLLSLPGLIWDSHTVARVLKTHPPLQKAFLFFRLASSPAANPRATFRHDRYTYTSMLHLLGEAGRVPAMLRLLAEMLRARVDPDAATFTTVMHWLARAGDVDAAMRVWEEMRSRRGRCRPTLVSYTACVKILFDAGRAAEGRRVFEEMVAEGLRPSCTTYTVLIEHLADAVVIRKIQGYSRNYE from the exons AtgctccgccgcgcccgccactTCCTCCCTGCcaaatcccgccgccgccgccaaccccAACCCAAAGCCCCCGCCGATACCCCCACCCCGACCTACACCCGCGACATCGTCCGCCGCGTCAACACCATACTCCGCGACCACCCCTGGTCGGAGGCGCggccgctcctcctctccctcccgggCCTCATCTGGGACTCCCACACCGTCGCCCGCGTCCTCAAAACCCACCCGCCGCTCCAAAAggccttcttgttcttccgcctcgcctcctccccgGCCGCCAACCCCAGGGCCACCTTCCGGCATGACCGCTACACCTACACCTCCAtgctccacctcctcggcgaGGCCGGCCGTGTTCCCGCCatgctccgcctcctcgccgagATGCTCCGAGCCAGGGTGGACCCGGACGCCGCCACGTTCACGACGGTCATGCACTGGCTGGCGCGCGCCGGGGACGTTGACGCCGCGATGCGGGTGTGGGAGGAGATGCGCTCTCGGAGGGGGCGGTGCCGCCCCACGCTCGTCAGCTACACGGCGTGCGTGAAAATCCTGTTCGACGCCGGGAGGGCGGCCGAGGGCAGGAGGGTTTTCGAGGAGATGGTGGCCGAGGGGCTGCGGCCCAGCTGCACGACGTACACGGTTCTCATCGAGCATCTTGCCGACGCAG TTGTGATCAGGAAAATTCAAGGCTACTCTAGAAATTATGAGTAA